The genome window aATACCCTTCAATTTTGTCCTTCATCCTGGCTTCAAATATGCTTCAACAATATTTATtaattaacaaatatttctctGTTTATGGCCCCCGCTCGAATCCCATATGTTGCTCATGTTATTGCTCAGACATTGTACATGATCTCAGTTGCTCTGAACATTACTGCACTGggggtattttcttttttttttcttttgttcctgttgaAGAAGTGTCTTAACAGAAGCCAAATAAAACCCCCTAAGCCAGCCACAGCTCTACGGAGCTAACTGATGCTGTTTAGAATTGCCCAAGCAGTAGCAGCAGAATGAGCACTAACTGCAGAGAGAAGGAATGCACAGATAGTGTGTAACAGTTGTTAAAAGTGAAAACACATTAAAGGCCAGGAGGCCGctaaataaaaacagcaaaacaagGCATTGAAAAGCAGAATTAAATCTAATATATTTTCTATAACTTCAAAGAATATACATGCTAACCGAGTATATAAAGTTTTGTTGCAACTTACTTTAAGTCCCATCAGGTAGTACAACACACTTATGACTGCCATGGGCAGCACATAAAAGAGGAAAGATGTGACTTGGATGATACAGTTGTAAATCCACATGGGTTTGACCACAATACAAGTGGCGGAGTTGGGGACGAGCGTTCTGTTGGGAAAATACTGTAGCATGATGCCGTGGGTGCTAGTGTTGGGAATAGAGAAGAGAATGGATAAAATCCAAATGACTACCAGGATTCTCAAGGCACGCTTCCTAGTGCTCTCCAGCTTGGCTCTGAAGGGGTAGATGATGGCCACGTACCTCTCAATGCTGACCGTGGTCACGCTCAGGATGGAGGCAAAGCACACTGTCTCAAACAGAGCTGTTTTAAAGTAGCAGCCCACCGCCCCGAAGAGGAAGGGGTAGTTGCTCCACATCTCGTAGATCTCCAGTGGCATTCCAAAGATCAACACCAACAGGTCTGAAACAGCCAGGCTAAAGAGGTAATAATTGGTTGGGGTCTTCATATTGCGGTGCTTCAGAATCACCAAGCAGACTAGGAGGTTGCCTGTTACGCCAATGACAAAAATCGAAGCATACACCAGAGTCATGGGCAGAAACAAGTGACTGCGCTTCGGTCC of Rhinatrema bivittatum chromosome 18, aRhiBiv1.1, whole genome shotgun sequence contains these proteins:
- the NMUR2 gene encoding neuromedin-U receptor 2, with product MEMALMKYLNSTEDYLAFLCGPKRSHLFLPMTLVYASIFVIGVTGNLLVCLVILKHRNMKTPTNYYLFSLAVSDLLVLIFGMPLEIYEMWSNYPFLFGAVGCYFKTALFETVCFASILSVTTVSIERYVAIIYPFRAKLESTRKRALRILVVIWILSILFSIPNTSTHGIMLQYFPNRTLVPNSATCIVVKPMWIYNCIIQVTSFLFYVLPMAVISVLYYLMGLKLRQDKSLETDEMSMSIQRPSRKSVTKMLFVLVLVFAICWAPFHVDRLFFSFVRDWTEPLANVFNIIHVVSGVFFYLSSAVNPLIYNLLSRRFRSAFQNFIPDHCKSWEAKHPNSGIQPQKSIFILGARNLADSGEDISPPCTHRTSVCSSHLSTVL